Proteins encoded within one genomic window of Heptranchias perlo isolate sHepPer1 chromosome 35, sHepPer1.hap1, whole genome shotgun sequence:
- the LOC137302110 gene encoding ferritin heavy chain, oocyte isoform-like yields the protein MASQVCQNYHKECEDGVNKQINMELYSSYVYLSMSYYFDRDDVALRHFAEFFKEQSHEEREHAEKLLKFQNQRGGRVILEDIKKPEQDEWSNGLEAMQRALQMEKNVNQSLLDLHKLSTERTDPHLCDFLETHYLDEQVKMIKKLGDHITNLKRLGAPENGMGVYLFDRLTLGESD from the exons atggcttcccaagtgtgtcagaactatcacaaggagtgtgaggatggtgtcaacaagcagatcaatatggagctctattcctcctatgtttatcttTCTATG tcctattactttgaccgggatgatgttgccctgcgtcactttgctgagttcttcaaggagcagtcgcATGAGGAACGGGAGCAtgctgagaaactgctgaaattccagaatcagcgtggGGGCCGAGTCATCTTGGAGGATATCAAG aagccagagcaggatgagtggagcaatggtctggaggcgatgcagagagctctgcagatggagaagaatgtgaaccagagtctgctggatctgcacaaactctccactgagaggacagaccctcat ttgtgtgacttcctggagacccactacttggatgaacaagtgaagatgatcaagaagcttggagatcacatcaccaacctgaagagactgggagcccctgagaatggcatgggagtgtacctgtttgacaggctcaccctgggggagagtgattga